The Bacillus sp. B-jedd sequence AAGCTCCATCGATCTATATCCATTTTCCTTAAGGAATTTTAAGGCCTGCTTGCTTGCGTCGTTTAAGGAAAGCCGTTGCCCTTTAATCGGCCTATTATTCAAAAACCAAATAGGATATCCTCCTTTTTTCGTAATATCCATGCTCGCTTCAGCGCCGGTCTCCCTGTTTGAAAGTGACACCGAGTAAAACCCATAATCTGAACCTCTTCCATTTTCAGTTACTTTCACTTCTGCGGTCCCATCAAAACCAATATATTTTTTTGCCGTATTGGCAGCTTCTTTTCTTGTTATCTTATTGCCGGGAAGCCTGTTGATCCGTTGATCAGGTTCCTTCAAATCTGTGAAACCAGGTCCAAAATCAGTTTTTCCATACCCCGAGGCGGTTTTTTCAACTGTTTTAAATCCATCGATGATTGTATTATCGGCATTCTCTTTGCCGGATGCCAATGCCAATTCAACATCCATCCAGCGCAAGTTATTCTTAAGCGCCATAGATTGCACCTGCCGTAAATCCTTTTGCATATCAGCAGCCTGTTTGTAAAGGTTCTCCAAGGCTGCATATTCCTTTTCGCTCAACGGCTGTTTTTCCAGATCTCTGACCGCGGTCCTGTAGCTAAAGTCTCCAACATTGGAGAGAAATTCCTCTGTTTTGTTAAAAGGAAGGATTGTCAGAGGCAGCCTCCCTACATCCTGTCTGGCATCCGATGTGATTCTCCATGCATCCGCAAGTGATGGTGATAAGGATTTGCGTGAATTCATTGCCAGCGTAGCCCCAAGCTTGTCATGCAGTAAATCCATTTGGTATGTCAAATCATGGAAAGCCTGTTGATAGTTATTTTCGGCATTCAATAAAACCGCGTTTTTTTCCTCATGCTCCTGGTAGCCCCAGAAAGCCGTTCCGGCAACCCCCAGAATGAGAACAACTATTATTACGTTCCTAATCATTATTCCACCCGCTTATTTACAAAATATGTGTTTGCCAATTCGTTTGATTTGTGGCCTAGACCAGATCCATTTACTCGTTGCCGTTGCAGGATTAAAGTAATAGAGGGCATTTCCTGTCGGGTCCCAGCCATTGATCGCGTCCAACACAGCTTTCCTTGCTGTATCATTTGGAGTGAGCCAGATTTGGCCGTCGGCAACAGCGGTAAAGGCAAGCGGCTCAAAAATGACGCCTGAAATTGTATTTGGGAAAGTCGAGCTCTCAAACCTGTTTAAAATAACGGCAGCCACCGCAACCTGTCCCATATAGGGCTCGCCCCTCGCTTCGCCATAAACAGCATTAGCCATCAGTTTAATATCATTTTGCGAAAACCCATTCGGGACATTTGATGCTTGAGGCTTTGCCGCCGGCTTTTTCCCTGGCGCCGCAGCGCTTTTATTATATTTGGTAGCCTTCACAAGTTTTGCTTTTGTCGTGCTGCCGGCCAGGCCATCAATGGGCAGTCCGAACTCATATTGAAAATTCCTTAGCGCCCAGTAAGTGCTCCATCCAAAAACTCCATCAATTTTTTTACTGTAAAAACCTATATATTTTAATCTGGACTGAAGCTCTATAACATCTTCGCCAACCGCACCATACTGGATGACCTGATTGCTGAATGCCTCAGCCTTTCCTCCCGACCCCATTAAAATATTGAAGAATAAAACGATTGATAAGATTTTTACTGCGGCGTCCCTCTGTATTACAAACATGGGTAGTACCTCCAAATCCAATTCTTTTTTCCATTAAAGCTATTTTTTGTGAAACCGGCTTTTTTATACAAATAAAAAACCCCTTCACTATGTTTGAAGAGGTTTTTGCCGCTGGTATTGGTTTTTTAGATGAGCCGCGCTTAAAGCACGAGCCATCTTTACTTTTCTTAATCCGAACCACCATAGAAAAATCATAAATGGCATAATGAAATATAGCCAGTGCTCTTGCGTAAGGAGTATATAATCATAACTGCCGTGAAGGATCACAGGAACAAGGAGGGACAGCGCGATCCACTTTTTCCCGCCGGAAGCGCTGAACTTGCTTTTCCCTAAATAGTAACCCATGATGACTCCGAAAAGGGCGTGGCTAGGCACAGGCAGGAGCGCCCTTCCAATCGCGTGTCCCAATCCATTTCCGACAAGATAGAAGATATTTTCAGCAGATGCGAAACCAAGGGATACGGCAGCGCCGTATACAATTCCATCGAAGGGTTCATCGAATGCGACATGCTGATAAACAGCATAAAACAAAATGAACCATTTAAAGAACTCTTCTAGCAGGCCTGATGAGAAAAAAGCATCCATCCAGCCGGAAACAAATAATTGTTCTGTTTCCATGACATGCTGCAGAAACATTATCGGAAAAACCAGCAGAGCACCATACAAAAAAGTCCTGAATACCACTGGAATTGGCTCGGATTCAACTTCATCCTTTAAATAAAAGTAACTTAACAAAGCGAGGCCGGGTGCAATCCCGGCAGAAAAAATCCCCAGCATGCACTGCCCTCATTTCATGAAAAGTGGGAATATCCTTGTTTTCCTATTCCTTTTATCGTATCACGGCTTTGTGATAATTTAAATGGAATTATAAAGAAATTAAAATTCAACCTTCCCCATACCGCTGGCCAGTGCGACCGCAAGTTTAATTCTGGCCTTTTTCGGATCATTGTCACTGCCAAGGACGGCACCTTTCATCACAAGATCGTATGCGCTTCCTTTATAGTCATAGGTTGGATAAACTGCCCCTTCCTCGGCACTCGTTGTAATGACTATAGTAATCCCGTCAGCAATTGCCTTTTCGATTTCGTCCATCATTAACGGCGCCACTTGCCCCCTGCCAACCCCTTCAAGAACAATCCCTTTAGCTCCGTTTTCCCTCGCTGCCTTTATAAACGTTCCGTCCGCGCCTATATAACATTTAATTAATTCGATTTTTGGAATCTCCTCGTTAAGAGTATAAACTACCCTTTTAATTGGCTTTTGGTAGATATACACTTCATCATTGTCGATAATGCCCAAGTAGCCAAATCCAAAAGAGTTAAAACCCTGAATATTTGAGGCGTGTTCCTTTTTCACATACTTGGCTGCAAAAATCCGCTCATTGAAAACAACAACAGTACCTGTTCCTTTTAAATCAGGCGAGCATGCGCTATAAATGGCATGGCGCAAATTGATATAAACATCGCTTCCAAGATCCTCAGGGGAGCGTTGGGAGCCTGTTACAACGACGGGCCGGTCATCATTGACAGTCAAATCGAGAAAATAAGCCGTTTCTTCAAGGGAATCCGTCCCGTGGGTGATGACTGCCCCGGATATAGATTCATCCTCGAAATAATCTTCAATCCTATTTTTCAAAAAGACCAAATCGTTGAAAGTAATATGCATGCTCGCTTTTTGAAAAACAGATTCAACAATCACTTCAATATCGTCCGGGAGGTTGCACATGCCAGCGAGTTCTTCTCCGGTCAGTTCTCCAGACGCGAGTTTACCCGAATCTTTGTTAGGTTTGCTCGCAATAGTGCCTCCTGTTGTCAACAAAACTACTTTTTTCATTCAAATCACCCGTTATAATATTATTTGCACAGCAACAGTAACATTCTTTCTAGAAGTTTCCGCCTCTTTCAGAAATCGTTTTGGCAACCAGTCCGCCATGGAATCTGCCATTTTCGATAAAAATCTCATTGGCGTTATTGCCAGCTGCAATGACCCCCGCGATAAAAATGCCAGGCATATTCGTCTCCATCGTTTCGGGATTGAATAGCGGCCGTCCAGATTCCTCATCAATTTTAACGCCAGCCTTTTTTAAAAATTCGTGGTCAGGCCGATAACCCGTCATGGCAAAAACGAAATCGTTTTTAATGGCCGTCTCTTCATTTCCTTTCTTGTAAACAAGGGTATCCGCGGTAATTTCTACTACATTAGCTTCAAATTCCAGCTGAATGGCGCCATTTCTGACGAGGGAATCAAATTCAGGAAGGATCCAAGGTTTAATACTTTGGGAATAAGAGCTTCCGCGGTATAAAACCGTTACCCTCGCTCCCGCTTTATGAAGTTCAATAGCGGCATCCACACTCGAATTTTTTCCACCTATCACACAAACATCCTTATCGAAATACGGATGGGCTTCCTTAAAATAATGGTGGACCTTTTCAAGTTCTTCCCCAGGTACTCCCATGAAATTCGGATTATCATAATATCCGGTCGCGATTACAACATAAGGTGCACCATAAACCGATTTGCTTGTTTCAACCAAATAAGAACTTCCATCCTTCGTGATGCTCAACACTTCTTCGAAAGAGTTGATTCTTACCTGTTTTCGTTTGACTACTTCCCGATAATAAACAAGCGCCTGTAGCCTGACCGGTTTGTAGTTTTCTGTCACAAAAGGAACCTCGCCGATTTCCAGCTTTTCACTTGTACTGAAGAAAGTCTGGTGGGTTGGATAGTTATATATGGAATTGACAATATTCCCTTTTTCAATGACTAGAGGTTTTTTTCCAGTCTCTTTTAAGGCAATGGCTGCGGCAAGTCCACATGGGCCCGCGCCTATAATAATGACTTCTTCTCTTTTCAAAATGCTCACTCCAATTCACTTAACTGCCTCATCGATAAAAAATCTCCCATCATTTAATGATAGGAGATTTCTTTGGAAGTTTCAACGATGACGGGCGCCCTGGAGTCAAGGCGGCAGGGAGAATTAAATCCAGCCACGGAAACGGCTGGCTTCCGCCATTTTTCTGACTCCCACCATATAGGCGGAAAGCCGCATGTCCACCCGCCTGTTTTGCGCAGTATCGTATATATTATTAAAGGATTTTACCATTACTTTTTCAAGCTTCTCTTCGACTTCTTCCTCAGTCCAATAGTAACCCTGATTATTCTGCACCCATTCAAAATAGGAAACAGTGACGCCTCCTGCAGATGCTAGTACATCGGGAACAAGCAGGATTCCCCTTTCGGTAAGGATCTGTGTCGCTTCTAGAGTCGTAGGGCCATTGGCTGCTTCCACAACAATCGAGGCGCGGATATTATGCGCATTCTCTTCGGTGATTTGATTTTCAATCGCAGCAGGAACGAGTATATCACAATCAAGCTCCAGCAGTTCTTTATTGGTAATTGTATCATTAAACAGCTTTGTGACGGTTCCGAAACTGTCGCGGCGGTCAAGCAGATAATCGATATCCAATCCGTCCGGGTCATACAAAGCACCGTAGGCATCCGAAATGCCGATTACTTTTGCGCCAGCATCATGCATGAATTTTGAAAGATAACTGCCAGCATTTCCGAATCCCTGGACCACTACCCTTGCTCCGACAAGTTCTATGCCCTTTTTCTTGGCCGCCTCGCGGATGCAGATGGTCACACCCTTCGCGGTGGCTGATTCACGGCCGTGCGATCCGCCAAGCACAAGCGGTTTACCGGTAATAAATCCCGGAGAGTTGAATTCGTCAATTTTACTGTACTCGTCCATCATCCAGGCCATAATTTGCGAATTTGTAAATACATCAGGAGCAGGAATATCCTTTGTCGGGCCAACAATCTGGCTAATTGCGCGTACATAGCCTCGGCTCAGCCTTTCAAGCTCTCTGAACGACATAACGCGGGGATCACAGATGATTCCGCCTTTAGCTCCCCCGTAAGGAAGGTCGACAATCCCGCATTTCAGGCTCATCCATATGGAAAGGGCTTTAACTTCCTTCTCCGTTACATTTGGATGGAATCGGATTCCCCCTTTTGTCGGGCCTACTGCATCATTATGCTGGGCTCTATACCCAGTAAATATTTTCGTAGAACCATCATCCATCCGAACTGGGATTTTTACAACCATCATCCGGATTGGTTCTTTCAGTAGCTCAAACACTTCTTCGGGGTATCCCAATTTTTCCAACGCTTTATGAATAACCGTTTGCGTAGATTTTAGAACATCATGTTTTTCAAGATTTGTACTTTCATTACCTTTCCCCGCTGCCATTTATAAACCTCCTAAGATATCACTGCTCTAAAGTCCTTGGCTTTCATGACATAGTATACACTTTTGGTTAATTAATGCAAGGATAAAAAATGGCAATTCTGTCTATTTTGGCGATTTTTTTGTAAGCGTTCCCAGAGGCCGTGGCCTGCGTCTCCTTCGGGTTTATCCCTATTGAAAAAGGTTCATTTTTCTGGCAAAGCAAAAAGCGGGCCCTTCATGGGGCACCCGCTATTGAAAATGATGGAGAATGGTTTCAACTGCCTTGTTTTTGATAATAAGATTCCCATACTCTTCAAGTACATACGGACTAAGTATGGAAGCATGACCGAATTCAGCCATGATGGCCGCGTTCCTTTCAGGCTTATCAATTTGCTCTTCAAAAATAAGATAATAAAGGCCGTTCATATAATAAAGGCTTCCGCCAGATGCCGCTACTGGTGCAAGTCTTTTCGCCAGCTGGATGATATCTTCAAAGGTATCAAACTCAAATAATAGCTTTTCATATCCTTCAACCGTAACCTGCATTTCTATAAAACCATCGTAAAGATGTTCTTCTTCATCCGAAACTGCATTGACAGTAATAATCATAATCATTCCTTGGGCCTGGAGCGAAAATACTTCAACAGCAACTGAGCCATGTATTTCAACTTCAAGCTCTTCGCTGGCTTCTTCAAGCATATCCTGAAAAAGCTGCCGCCATTTTAGAGAATCCTTTATAATATCCTCCTTGGACAATCCCCTTTCAAAAAGGTCGTCAGAGGTTATAAAAATCTTTATTTTATTTCCCGTAATACGTTCCAACCTCATGCTCCCGCCCCCTGCCAAGACTTTACTCTTGTTTATAGTTTATGTCGCGGCGCAAGGTTGGTGAATCATTCACTAAGGGCGTTCTTTTTTTGCCAGCCATTTCTCCCATTCATCGGGATCATCCCCAATGGACATTTCACTGTGCCATTCAGAACCAGTCTTCTCCTGCAGGTCTGCAGGAATGCCTGAAATCCCAATTTTAAGCTGCGGGAATAAGGATCCGTAATGTTTAGATAAAGACAAACAATCCTCCATGTTTTTTTCGCCTGCAAAAGACAAAAACAGAAAATGAGGCTCGAACTTTCTGACAGCCTCTTCTAAATCTTCCTTTCCAATTCTCCCTGCCAAGTAAACGGCATCATATCCCTTTAATTTCAAAAAACAGAAGAAGCACAAAAACTCCAGTTCATTGCCCTGCTCTAAAGAAACTGCCATTGCTTTTGGCTGAATTGAACTTTTCCTCGCGCACTGGGAGACGATGCCCAACCTTGCGCGAAAAAAAGCCATCCCGAAACAATAACTCGCGGAGTCCATTTTTTGCATATCTTTAAGCTTATTCAATTCTTTGATGGCCGGTATCAGGATATGTTCCAATACTGCCTCAATTGAAAATAGTTTAAAACAAGTGTCCATTGCAATATTGGCACTTTCCTCATCAAAAACGTTACATGCATCTATTATTTCCTGAATATAATGGTCCGCCTGGGTAAGGACGGCGCCATTAGTATCCTTCTGCCCACGGGAAACCTCAATCTGGGCAGCTGCCTGACTAATTGTAAATCCTTTTTCAACTTTCTCAAGTACATTTTGCAACAGAAAAATTTGCTCTTCGGAATATAAGCGGTGTCCTGATTCATTTCGATGCGGCGAAATAATATTATACCGTTTTTCCCATGCCCTTAAGGTACCTGGTTTAATTCCCAGGATGGAAGAGGCAGCTTTTATATTGTATTTTCCTTTTCCTCGCTTCACGAAGAATCATTACCTCCAATAACATCAATCATTTTTTGCCAAGATTACTTCCCCGAATGGCGAATGGTTAATAGATGGCTTTCCGCCCGGGCGCCAAGCCTGAGGGGGATTGCAGTTGTTCCAAATCCGTTACTAGTCAAAATAACGGTGCCTCCCCTCGTTTCAATCCCTCCCTTTTTATACGGTCCAAAGCCAAAAATCCTTATTTGGCCGCCGTGCGTATGTCCGCTTAATATGAGGGCTATCTTGTCCACTGGGGACACCTTTTCTATAATGGCTGGATTGTGGCTCACTAGGATTGTAAACCAGCCGGGTTCTGCATCGCTTAATGCTAAATCTAGCCTGTCTCTCTCAAGTCCTACATCATCTACCCCTGCAATGATCAGCTTCTCCCCTTCGGCCGATTCGAATGCTGTTGCAGTATTGTCGAGAATTTTAACATTCAAATCCAAGAGAAGGGCATCGAGGTCCCTGTATTCTCCTTCATAGTCGTTATTCCCCCACACAAAATAAACCGGGCCAAGGATTTTAAGCATTTCTATATTTTCTTTTACTCTTTCAATCGGAACGCCTTTTTCTCTCAAATCTCCGCCAATAATGACTATATCGGCTTTCCCCTTAACACTTGAAATGAACTTTCCCGAAAGTTGCCGTTTGTGAATGTCTGAAATAAAGAATATTTTTATAGATCCAAGCGATTTCGGAAAATCGCTGAAACCTAATTCCTGTTCCTTAATGTTTTCCTCAAAAGCCAAATAAGACATGTACATTAGGAGCGACATCCCTGCAGCAGCTATTGCCGCCAGAATCAAAATACCCATCTGTATGCCCCTCCTTCAATTAAAAGTATATGGAAATAATACCATAAAGAAGGCCTAATCCGAAGTATAGAACAGCATGGATCGGAGAAAAGGAAAAAAGGGCTGCAAAAATCAGGAGAATACCAGTGCCAGCTATGATTTTGGCTGCAAGGGTATCCGCCTGTCCCTGTTCCTTGCCGAACCCGAGGAAGCACCTGAATAACCGTGCATTCATGACTGTGCCAGTAAAGCCCGCGACAGAGGAAGCCAGAAATTTTACCGGATTGAAAATAAATTCCAGAAGCATGGCCTGAATGGTATTTGAGCCTTCAATAACCGTCCATTCTATCAATAAGTATCCGCAAAAATAAGAAATAACCATACAATATATGTTCAGCTTCATCAAAAACCCCCCATACCCTAAGTGTATGAGGGGAGAAGAATATCTTTCACTGCCTATTCATCTTCATAAATATTCAGGATGCGAAAACCATGCTCTTCTAATTTTCGGATAAACTTATCTATATTATCTTTTTTCTCAACTTTCATGACAATTCTCCTGACAAGTTTGTCTGTTTCATCAAATGTAACGAGAGAAATAATATGTTCATGGAACTGATGGGCGATCTCCGCAAGGCGGGCAATCCTTCCCTCAGTTTCCACAGAAGTAAAAGCAATCCTCACTCCGGGCCGATTCATTCCAAACGCACTTTCAAACTGTTTGAGTACTTCGAATCGTGTAACGGCGCCCAGAAATTTCCTCTCTTTATCGACTACCGCTAACAGTGGAAAGTTCCGTAAACTCATCAACGTATTTTCGAACATCTCCCCTCCTTCGAGATAAACATCCCGGTGGGTCGCAATATCTGCGATCAGGGTTTCTTCAAGGAAAGCTTCCTTGGTTTTGCCTGATAGAAAAAATTCCTCATAAATTCTGTACCTTGTCACAATGCCGGCATATTGCTCACCTTCAAGGACAGGAAGGCCATCAATTTGGTGCTCTTCTAGGCGGTCGAGGGCAATTTTTACCTTGTCTGCACTCTGTACAGTATGAGTATTGAATTTAGGAATCATAATGCTTTTCACAAACATTTTTCATCACCTCATATTAAATGTCATAACCCACTCTAAATATTCAACATGCAGATTGTAAATCCTTTATTTGGTTGGATGATTCCTCGACTATAAAAATAAAAGCAGCCCGGGTTATCCCGGACTGCCTCTACTTTTTTTCATGGTACAAATTGATATCATATTCCCTTTTCATCATTTCGAAAACAAGATGCCTAGATTTCCATTCTTCTTCCTTTTTCCAAAGATCTTTACTCCGGTCAACAATTTCACATCTTAACTCATGAAATTCTTTTTCCTTTTTATCTCTTTGTTCTTTATAAATAATCATGGCGCCATAAAGTGAGAATGTCGCAATCAAAAAATAGAAATTTGCCCCTTTCTGAACAAAAGCAGAAAACATCGCATAAAAAGAATACGAATAGGATAGGACAATCGTTTGGTAAGTATAAAAAAGAAAAAGGCCAGTCATCATCAGTGTGGCGGCAATGGATAAATGGTGCTTTAGTTTCGCCTTTTCAAATTTTCTTTTTCGCTTGACTACATTATCAAGCATTTGTTTCGTTGCAAGGTCAGTTCGGTCATCAAGCTGTTTAATGGGCTCTTCCATGCTCTTCCTCCAATCATCCTGATTGGCCGGCAAATGTGCAGATTGGCCGCCTAATCTATCTATATGGGCCTGTCCCGATGAATATGAAAAAGGAAAGCATATGGTTGAGTTTTATATTTTAGGCTCAGTTAAAAGTGAGTGTTGATTTTCAATGAAGTTGATTGGAACGGAGGGGACTGACTCCTCGAAAATGCTAGCGCATTTCCTTCGTGCGAAGTCCATTCGAGGAAGCTAGTTGTCCTGCGGGATGCAGCGGCACGTGGAGACCCCTCGAAAAGCGGAAGTGCCTTGGGCAGCCCCGACAAGCGCTGGAGGGCCAGAAGGGGAAGTCGTTCTTTGACTTCACATTCGGGACCGAAGCGACCTCGAGGGGCTAGGCGCTGCAGCTGGACAAACAGGCGTCTAGGACGCCGTGGAGGCTCCATAAAGAATGCTCCTGCGCCACAGAATATTCGGGGAAGCGAACCTTCAGCTCGTCGCAAAGCTGCACGAAGCGAATTCATGGATGTTTCTCATGAAGTTGGTTCAGGTGGATGCTTCGCCCCGCGGAAAGCATGTCCCCGGAGTGGAAATAACAATCAAGGATTACAGATCCTTATTTTAAAGGATATCCTTATTTACCACCTATTTAATCGGAATTTTCAGTGTTTCGCCAACTTTAATTTCATTTTCTTTTATTCCGTTTGCCTTGCGTATTATTTCGATTCCATCCTGTGATTTATAATAATTCATAGCAATTCTGAATAATGTTTCTCCCGGCTTTACAGTATGATAGAGCATTTTTTCACTGTTTGAGCTGGATTCACTCTTACTGCTTTGGGGTTTGGCCCCGATAGTTGAAGATGATGGCGTACCTGTTGAAGCAGATTCTTCGGCCGTCTTATCCTGCTGCACTCCATCCTTCCCATCCGATTCGCTGATCTCTTCATCGGCCGGCAAAGCAGGCTGCTTAACATGCTCTTCTGGAACATCTTCCTCCTTCTGCCCACTGTCTTCATCTATCCCTTGTTCATTCTTTGTTTCTTCAGCATGTTCAGTATCCCGTGAACTTTCAGGGTTTTCCCCTCTTCCGCCATCAAGGACAACATTATCATAACCTCCACTTGCGGCTCCATTTGCGTTAATCGGTTTTGTTTTGGATTCGCCCCAATACGAGATGATAGAAAACACGGTAAGAGGCAGCAGGATAAAAAACAGCACAAGCAGTCGGATAACAGGATATTTTAGCTTTACAGCCGTTTTCTTTTTCGCATGGCGATGGACTCTGGCCCTCGGAGGCAATTCTGATGTCCTTGCTGCCGCGGGTTTTACTCTATCAATCCGCTGGCGGTGCTTCTCTATCTGCTCCCGATAGGATTCTTCTTTATTCATTCTCCAAGCCACCTTTTACATTTTTTAACTTCAAGATGATGCCTAAGGCAAAATCTATGACAAAGTGCATGACAACCGTTACAGCAAGGTTACCTGTCCAGCTGTATATTGCTCCGATACAAAAACTGAGAACGACAATATTTAAAAACAAGAACCAATTAAACAGATAGCGGTAATGAATCACCGCAAAAATGATACTTGCAATAATAAGGCCAGTTTTTTCCTGAATAATTCCCCTGAAGAGGATTTCCTCACTTATAGCAACAACCATTGCGATTAAGGCAATATGCGGGATGCTTCTGCCAGAAAATATTTTATCATTCAATCCGCCATCATCGAAATAGGAAAACGGGAGCATTCGCATCATCACCATATCCAGTGCGACAACAGCCAAGCCTGCCGGTAACCCGATTGTATATACCGCGCTGTCAGACCAATCAAATAAATTAAGAAAATTATTTTCGCCTGGCAAAAGCAAGCTTAAGATAATAGAAATTCCAATAAGAGCCAATTGGGTAGCGTATAAATGGAAAAGCAATTCCTTATCAGTTAATTGACTTATTAATTCCTTGTGCCTATTCTTCATATACTTCACCTGTCAAAAGCTCCGTCAGCCTTTCCTTCCATTCTATGGGTTTTTTGGCTTCCGGTAACCCCGTCTGGCCCCCTTCATAAAACTCTAAATCAAGGCCGCAAAAATCACAGCAATAAGGCCTCTGTCCGGGGAGAACACTTTCTTCGAAATAATCCAACAAATAATTCCGAAGACAGCCGTCAGTATCCACCCATTTTTTCATCTGATAAATATTTTCTATTTTAGCGGTTGTTCTTGCCGATACATATTTTTTCGCTTTTACAGCAGTCTCACTCAAAGGAATTCCAGCTTCTTCTTCCAGGAAGGCTGTCATCCATCGGCTTTGAGTTTCTGTAAACCCGATCAATGAAAAGATCCCTTCAACCGCTTCTCCATTCATTTTGTTCTCCAGGTTCTGCCACTCTGCCTGTAAAAAGAAGGCTTCCAATTGCTTAACTGAAGGTAATTCTCCCTCAGCCAGGAAAGATTGAAGCTGTTCATCTCCTTCCGTATAGAGCAATATAGCGATGGAGGGCTGTCCATCTCTGCCTGCCCTGCCAGCCTCCTGCAAGTATGACTCAATTTGCATGGGCATATGATAATGGATTACAAATCGGACATCTTCCTTGTTTACTCCCATGCCAAATGCACTTGTTGCACAAATCATATCAAGTTGTCCATTTAAAAAT is a genomic window containing:
- a CDS encoding metallophosphoesterase codes for the protein MGILILAAIAAAGMSLLMYMSYLAFEENIKEQELGFSDFPKSLGSIKIFFISDIHKRQLSGKFISSVKGKADIVIIGGDLREKGVPIERVKENIEMLKILGPVYFVWGNNDYEGEYRDLDALLLDLNVKILDNTATAFESAEGEKLIIAGVDDVGLERDRLDLALSDAEPGWFTILVSHNPAIIEKVSPVDKIALILSGHTHGGQIRIFGFGPYKKGGIETRGGTVILTSNGFGTTAIPLRLGARAESHLLTIRHSGK
- a CDS encoding genetic competence negative regulator, translated to MRLERITGNKIKIFITSDDLFERGLSKEDIIKDSLKWRQLFQDMLEEASEELEVEIHGSVAVEVFSLQAQGMIMIITVNAVSDEEEHLYDGFIEMQVTVEGYEKLLFEFDTFEDIIQLAKRLAPVAASGGSLYYMNGLYYLIFEEQIDKPERNAAIMAEFGHASILSPYVLEEYGNLIIKNKAVETILHHFQ
- a CDS encoding Glu/Leu/Phe/Val family dehydrogenase — translated: MAAGKGNESTNLEKHDVLKSTQTVIHKALEKLGYPEEVFELLKEPIRMMVVKIPVRMDDGSTKIFTGYRAQHNDAVGPTKGGIRFHPNVTEKEVKALSIWMSLKCGIVDLPYGGAKGGIICDPRVMSFRELERLSRGYVRAISQIVGPTKDIPAPDVFTNSQIMAWMMDEYSKIDEFNSPGFITGKPLVLGGSHGRESATAKGVTICIREAAKKKGIELVGARVVVQGFGNAGSYLSKFMHDAGAKVIGISDAYGALYDPDGLDIDYLLDRRDSFGTVTKLFNDTITNKELLELDCDILVPAAIENQITEENAHNIRASIVVEAANGPTTLEATQILTERGILLVPDVLASAGGVTVSYFEWVQNNQGYYWTEEEVEEKLEKVMVKSFNNIYDTAQNRRVDMRLSAYMVGVRKMAEASRFRGWI
- a CDS encoding MerR family transcriptional regulator, encoding MKRGKGKYNIKAASSILGIKPGTLRAWEKRYNIISPHRNESGHRLYSEEQIFLLQNVLEKVEKGFTISQAAAQIEVSRGQKDTNGAVLTQADHYIQEIIDACNVFDEESANIAMDTCFKLFSIEAVLEHILIPAIKELNKLKDMQKMDSASYCFGMAFFRARLGIVSQCARKSSIQPKAMAVSLEQGNELEFLCFFCFLKLKGYDAVYLAGRIGKEDLEEAVRKFEPHFLFLSFAGEKNMEDCLSLSKHYGSLFPQLKIGISGIPADLQEKTGSEWHSEMSIGDDPDEWEKWLAKKERP
- the prsW gene encoding glutamic-type intramembrane protease PrsW, giving the protein MLGIFSAGIAPGLALLSYFYLKDEVESEPIPVVFRTFLYGALLVFPIMFLQHVMETEQLFVSGWMDAFFSSGLLEEFFKWFILFYAVYQHVAFDEPFDGIVYGAAVSLGFASAENIFYLVGNGLGHAIGRALLPVPSHALFGVIMGYYLGKSKFSASGGKKWIALSLLVPVILHGSYDYILLTQEHWLYFIMPFMIFLWWFGLRKVKMARALSAAHLKNQYQRQKPLQT
- a CDS encoding YpdA family putative bacillithiol disulfide reductase; protein product: MKREEVIIIGAGPCGLAAAIALKETGKKPLVIEKGNIVNSIYNYPTHQTFFSTSEKLEIGEVPFVTENYKPVRLQALVYYREVVKRKQVRINSFEEVLSITKDGSSYLVETSKSVYGAPYVVIATGYYDNPNFMGVPGEELEKVHHYFKEAHPYFDKDVCVIGGKNSSVDAAIELHKAGARVTVLYRGSSYSQSIKPWILPEFDSLVRNGAIQLEFEANVVEITADTLVYKKGNEETAIKNDFVFAMTGYRPDHEFLKKAGVKIDEESGRPLFNPETMETNMPGIFIAGVIAAGNNANEIFIENGRFHGGLVAKTISERGGNF
- the ypeB gene encoding germination protein YpeB, which codes for MIRNVIIVVLILGVAGTAFWGYQEHEEKNAVLLNAENNYQQAFHDLTYQMDLLHDKLGATLAMNSRKSLSPSLADAWRITSDARQDVGRLPLTILPFNKTEEFLSNVGDFSYRTAVRDLEKQPLSEKEYAALENLYKQAADMQKDLRQVQSMALKNNLRWMDVELALASGKENADNTIIDGFKTVEKTASGYGKTDFGPGFTDLKEPDQRINRLPGNKITRKEAANTAKKYIGFDGTAEVKVTENGRGSDYGFYSVSLSNRETGAEASMDITKKGGYPIWFLNNRPIKGQRLSLNDASKQALKFLKENGYRSMELFESAQYDNVGIFTFVTKLDNVRIYPESIKLKVALDNGLPVGVSADDYLKNYKKRQLAKPALSIEKAKAKINPKVKIMEAREAIIVNNSREEVHCFEFLGTLGDDSYRIFINANSGEEEKVDKLKDAEEMFEEAL
- a CDS encoding asparaginase gives rise to the protein MKKVVLLTTGGTIASKPNKDSGKLASGELTGEELAGMCNLPDDIEVIVESVFQKASMHITFNDLVFLKNRIEDYFEDESISGAVITHGTDSLEETAYFLDLTVNDDRPVVVTGSQRSPEDLGSDVYINLRHAIYSACSPDLKGTGTVVVFNERIFAAKYVKKEHASNIQGFNSFGFGYLGIIDNDEVYIYQKPIKRVVYTLNEEIPKIELIKCYIGADGTFIKAARENGAKGIVLEGVGRGQVAPLMMDEIEKAIADGITIVITTSAEEGAVYPTYDYKGSAYDLVMKGAVLGSDNDPKKARIKLAVALASGMGKVEF
- the sleB gene encoding spore cortex-lytic enzyme, with product MGSGGKAEAFSNQVIQYGAVGEDVIELQSRLKYIGFYSKKIDGVFGWSTYWALRNFQYEFGLPIDGLAGSTTKAKLVKATKYNKSAAAPGKKPAAKPQASNVPNGFSQNDIKLMANAVYGEARGEPYMGQVAVAAVILNRFESSTFPNTISGVIFEPLAFTAVADGQIWLTPNDTARKAVLDAINGWDPTGNALYYFNPATATSKWIWSRPQIKRIGKHIFCK